The following are encoded in a window of Streptomyces sp. Go-475 genomic DNA:
- a CDS encoding AI-2E family transporter: protein MTAPLSTSRSRAALRISARVSAELLLVFAGLALALWLLGRMWSVVWPLVVGLLLTTLTWPVARFLRRRGWPPALAASVVTVLFLLVAIGVVALIAVPVASQSGELTDGVVEGIQRLREWAAGPPLNIGDAQINQAFDSAVARAQEGLGSMVGAVVTGVSTVVNGVVTAVLALFLMFFFLKDGPRFLPWLARQLPGRLATDVPAVFARGWATLGSFVRSQAAVGLLDAVLIGLGLWILGIPLVLPLAVLTFVSAFVPIIGALFAGFVAVLIALVSNGLTDALIVLAIIVVVQQLEGNVFQPMIQSRGLGLHAAVVLLAVTLGGSLAGIVGSLLAVPVAALIAVVWNYVREQLVETAEAPGPDDPGPDEPDTAAAAAS, encoded by the coding sequence GTGACTGCGCCCCTGAGTACCTCCCGATCCCGTGCCGCGTTGCGGATATCCGCGCGGGTCTCCGCCGAGTTGCTGCTGGTGTTCGCCGGACTGGCCTTGGCGCTGTGGCTGTTGGGCCGGATGTGGTCGGTGGTGTGGCCGCTCGTCGTCGGGCTGCTGCTGACCACGCTGACCTGGCCCGTGGCCCGGTTCCTGCGGCGGCGCGGATGGCCGCCCGCGCTCGCCGCGTCGGTCGTGACCGTGCTGTTCCTGCTGGTCGCCATTGGCGTCGTGGCGTTGATCGCGGTACCGGTGGCGTCCCAGTCGGGTGAGCTGACCGACGGTGTGGTGGAGGGCATCCAGCGGCTGCGCGAGTGGGCCGCCGGGCCGCCGCTGAACATCGGGGACGCGCAGATCAACCAGGCCTTCGACAGCGCGGTCGCCCGGGCCCAGGAGGGTCTGGGCAGCATGGTGGGCGCTGTCGTCACGGGCGTGAGCACGGTGGTGAACGGCGTCGTCACCGCCGTCCTGGCCCTGTTCCTGATGTTCTTCTTCCTCAAGGACGGCCCGCGGTTCCTGCCCTGGCTCGCCCGTCAGCTGCCCGGCCGGCTCGCCACGGACGTCCCGGCCGTGTTTGCGCGCGGCTGGGCCACGCTGGGGTCCTTCGTGCGTTCCCAGGCTGCCGTCGGCCTGCTGGACGCCGTCCTGATCGGGCTGGGCCTGTGGATCCTGGGCATCCCGCTGGTGCTCCCCCTGGCGGTGCTGACCTTCGTCTCCGCGTTCGTGCCGATCATCGGCGCGCTGTTCGCCGGCTTCGTCGCGGTTCTCATCGCGCTGGTCTCCAACGGCCTGACGGACGCGCTGATCGTGCTGGCGATCATCGTCGTGGTGCAGCAGCTCGAGGGGAACGTCTTCCAGCCCATGATCCAGAGCCGGGGGCTCGGTCTCCACGCGGCCGTGGTGCTGCTGGCGGTGACGCTGGGCGGCAGTCTGGCCGGCATCGTCGGCAGCCTGCTCGCCGTACCGGTCGCCGCGCTGATCGCCGTGGTCTGGAACTACGTGCGCGAGCAGCTCGTCGAGACGGCGGAGGCACCGGGCCCCGACGATCCGGGCCCGGACGAACCGGACACGGCCGCCGCTGCTGCGTCGTAG
- the msrA gene encoding peptide-methionine (S)-S-oxide reductase MsrA, whose product MFLHSRTPQLPTPEQALPGRPEPAFTVPDRHTVLGNPLLGPYPEGLEIADFGLGCFWGAERRFWQLPAGVWTTLVGYQGGHTENPTYEEVCSGLTGHTEVVRVVHDPRRISYDRLLKTFWESHDPTQGFRQGNDVGTQYRSAVYTHSPEQEGAAKASRASYQKVLTASGHGTITTEIVPARGRPFYPAEGYHQQYLDKNPAGYCGIGGTGVSCPVGVARAEG is encoded by the coding sequence ATGTTCCTGCACAGCCGTACGCCCCAGCTGCCGACCCCCGAGCAGGCGCTGCCCGGCCGCCCGGAGCCGGCGTTCACGGTCCCCGACCGCCACACCGTCCTCGGCAACCCGCTGCTCGGCCCGTACCCGGAGGGCCTGGAGATCGCCGACTTCGGCCTGGGCTGCTTCTGGGGCGCCGAGCGCCGGTTCTGGCAGCTCCCGGCCGGTGTGTGGACGACCCTCGTCGGCTACCAGGGCGGTCACACGGAGAACCCGACGTACGAGGAGGTCTGCTCGGGCCTGACCGGCCACACGGAGGTCGTGCGCGTCGTCCACGACCCGCGGCGGATCTCGTACGACCGCCTCCTGAAGACGTTCTGGGAGTCGCACGACCCCACCCAGGGCTTCCGCCAGGGCAACGACGTGGGCACGCAGTACCGCTCGGCGGTCTACACCCACTCCCCCGAGCAGGAAGGCGCCGCCAAGGCCTCCCGCGCGTCGTACCAGAAGGTCCTCACGGCCTCCGGCCACGGCACCATCACCACGGAGATCGTCCCGGCGCGGGGCCGCCCCTTCTACCCGGCGGAGGGCTACCACCAGCAGTACCTGGACAAGAACCCGGCGGGCTACTGCGGCATCGGCGGCACGGGCGTGTCCTGTCCGGTCGGTGTGGCCCGGGCCGAGGGCTGA
- a CDS encoding cystathionine gamma-synthase, with amino-acid sequence MSERHISQHFETLAIHAGNTADPLTGAVVPPIYQVSTYKQDGVGGLRGGYEYSRSANPTRTALEENLAALEGGRRGLAFASGLAAEDCLLRTLLTPGDHVVIPNDAYGGTFRLFAKVVARWGVEWSVADTSDPAAVRAALTPKTKVVWVETPSNPLLGITDIAAVAQVARDAGARLVVDNTFATPYLQQPLSLGADVVVHSLTKYMGGHSDVVGGALITDDADLGEELAFHQNAMGAVAGPFDSWLVLRGTKTLSVRMDRHSENATKVADMLTRHARVTSVLYPGLPEHPGHEVAAKQMKAFGGMVSFRVQGGEAAAVEVCNRAKVFTLGESLGGVESLIEHPGRMTHASAAGSALEVPADLVRLSVGIENADDLLEDLLQALG; translated from the coding sequence ATGAGCGAGAGGCACATCAGTCAGCACTTCGAGACGCTCGCGATCCACGCGGGCAACACCGCCGACCCCCTGACGGGCGCGGTCGTCCCGCCCATCTACCAGGTCTCGACCTACAAGCAGGACGGCGTCGGCGGCCTGCGCGGCGGCTACGAGTACAGCCGCAGCGCCAATCCGACCAGGACCGCGCTGGAGGAGAACCTCGCCGCCCTGGAGGGCGGCCGCCGCGGCCTCGCGTTCGCGTCCGGGCTGGCGGCCGAGGACTGCCTGCTGCGCACGCTGCTCACCCCCGGCGACCACGTGGTCATCCCCAACGACGCCTACGGCGGGACGTTCCGGCTGTTCGCCAAGGTCGTCGCCCGCTGGGGCGTGGAGTGGTCGGTCGCCGACACCAGCGACCCCGCCGCCGTACGGGCCGCCCTCACCCCGAAGACCAAGGTCGTCTGGGTGGAGACCCCGTCCAACCCGCTGCTCGGCATCACCGACATCGCCGCCGTCGCCCAGGTCGCCCGGGACGCGGGCGCCCGCCTCGTCGTCGACAACACCTTCGCCACGCCCTACCTCCAGCAGCCGCTCTCGCTCGGCGCGGACGTCGTCGTGCACTCGCTGACGAAGTACATGGGCGGCCACTCGGACGTCGTCGGCGGCGCCCTGATCACCGACGACGCCGACCTGGGCGAGGAACTGGCCTTCCACCAGAACGCGATGGGCGCGGTCGCCGGGCCCTTCGACTCCTGGCTGGTGCTGCGCGGCACCAAGACCCTCTCCGTGCGCATGGACCGGCACAGCGAGAACGCCACCAAGGTCGCCGACATGCTCACCCGGCACGCGCGCGTGACCAGCGTGCTGTACCCGGGCCTGCCGGAGCACCCTGGCCACGAGGTCGCGGCCAAGCAGATGAAGGCGTTCGGCGGCATGGTCTCGTTCCGTGTGCAGGGCGGCGAGGCGGCGGCCGTCGAGGTCTGCAACCGGGCCAAGGTGTTCACGCTCGGCGAGTCCCTCGGCGGTGTCGAGTCGCTGATCGAGCACCCGGGCCGCATGACCCACGCCTCCGCGGCCGGCTCGGCCCTGGAGGTCCCCGCCGACCTGGTGCGCCTGTCCGTCGGCATCGAGAACGCCGACGACCTGCTGGAGGACCTGCTGCAGGCCCTCGGCTAG
- a CDS encoding sigma factor-like helix-turn-helix DNA-binding protein, giving the protein MRERHASRANRRAREFEAFVAGAAGRLLHAATLLTAEAPGDNPRARRLLTLSLAHTYAYWDRLRGEDPYDRTRQYLATRFARGAWHHYGGLGRSRPHPAAPLAPLTPQERLILVLRLYEGVAEEQTAALLGLSPERVRAICHRATTTLLHRRRGPAPAVTAAKAVPS; this is encoded by the coding sequence GTGCGAGAACGGCATGCGTCCCGGGCAAACCGTCGGGCCCGGGAGTTCGAGGCGTTCGTCGCGGGCGCGGCCGGGCGGCTGCTGCACGCCGCGACCCTGCTCACCGCGGAGGCCCCGGGCGACAACCCCCGCGCGCGGCGGCTGCTGACGCTGTCGCTGGCTCACACGTACGCGTACTGGGACCGGCTGCGCGGCGAGGATCCCTACGACCGCACCCGGCAGTACCTGGCCACCCGCTTCGCGCGCGGCGCGTGGCACCACTACGGCGGTCTCGGCCGCTCGCGCCCCCACCCCGCAGCTCCGCTGGCCCCGCTCACCCCGCAGGAGCGGCTGATCCTGGTGCTCAGGCTGTACGAGGGCGTCGCCGAGGAGCAGACGGCGGCCCTGCTCGGCCTGTCCCCGGAGCGCGTACGGGCGATCTGCCACCGGGCGACGACGACCCTGCTGCACCGGCGCCGGGGCCCGGCACCGGCGGTGACGGCCGCGAAGGCGGTGCCGTCATGA
- a CDS encoding MarR family transcriptional regulator — translation MSMDMTTVGDTGLLDTLQHEVALFARRAEQTRLGGVGQVRNSMDRAAYLLLNRLDKEGPMGVKALAASMGIDSSTVTRQVAPLVDTGLVKRTSHPEDGRAVVLQLSPRGQSRLEEVRSSRRQLMAELTHDWEPEEREAFCSLLTRFNTALSSRMAAQGVPGPEAQSPS, via the coding sequence ATGTCGATGGACATGACGACCGTCGGTGACACCGGTCTTCTCGACACGCTGCAGCACGAGGTGGCGCTGTTCGCCCGCCGTGCCGAACAGACCCGGCTCGGCGGGGTCGGGCAGGTGCGCAACTCCATGGACCGCGCCGCGTATCTGCTGCTCAACCGGCTCGACAAAGAAGGTCCGATGGGCGTCAAGGCGCTCGCCGCGAGCATGGGGATCGACTCGTCGACGGTCACCCGGCAGGTGGCTCCGCTCGTCGACACCGGCCTGGTCAAGCGGACCTCGCACCCCGAGGACGGGCGGGCGGTGGTGCTCCAGCTGTCCCCGCGCGGGCAGTCGCGGCTGGAGGAAGTGCGCTCGTCGCGCCGCCAGTTGATGGCCGAGCTGACCCACGACTGGGAGCCGGAGGAGCGCGAGGCGTTCTGCTCGCTCCTCACCCGCTTCAACACCGCGCTGTCCTCCCGGATGGCGGCGCAGGGAGTACCGGGACCGGAGGCCCAGTCGCCGTCCTGA
- the ilvA gene encoding threonine ammonia-lyase, translated as MSYSTADSLRPVTLDDVRGAQKMLSGVARVTAMESSRHLSQLVGAPVHLKCENLQRTGSFKLRGAYVRIAGLLPEERAAGVVAASAGNHAQGVALASSLLGVRSTVFMPKGAPLPKVSATRDYGAEVRLHGQVVDETLAAAQEYAAETGAVFIHPFDHPDIIAGQGTVGLEILEQCPEVRTIVVGIGGGGLAAGIAVAVKALRPDLRIVGVQATGAAAYPPSLAAGRPVTVENPATMADGIKVGRPGDVPFGIIGDLVDEVRTVSEDELSAALLLCLERAKLVVEPAGASPVAALLSAPGAFEGPVVAVLSGGNVDPVLMQRVLRHGMAAQGRYLAVRLRLTDRPGALATLLGVLSVVDANVLDVSHVRTDPRLGLTEAEVELHLETKGPAHCAEVGQALREAGYTVMG; from the coding sequence ATGAGCTACAGCACGGCTGACTCCTTGCGCCCCGTCACCCTCGACGACGTGCGCGGCGCCCAGAAGATGCTCTCGGGCGTGGCGCGGGTGACCGCGATGGAGAGCAGCAGGCACCTGTCCCAGCTGGTCGGCGCCCCGGTGCACCTCAAGTGCGAGAACCTCCAGCGGACGGGCTCGTTCAAGCTGCGCGGCGCCTATGTCCGCATCGCGGGTCTGCTGCCCGAGGAGCGGGCCGCCGGTGTCGTCGCCGCGAGCGCCGGCAACCACGCGCAGGGCGTCGCCCTGGCGTCGTCGCTGCTCGGCGTGCGTTCCACGGTGTTCATGCCGAAGGGCGCCCCGCTGCCCAAGGTCAGCGCCACCCGTGACTACGGGGCCGAGGTGCGGCTGCACGGCCAGGTCGTCGACGAGACCCTCGCCGCAGCCCAGGAGTACGCGGCCGAGACGGGCGCGGTGTTCATCCACCCCTTCGACCACCCCGACATCATCGCCGGGCAGGGCACGGTGGGCCTGGAGATCCTGGAGCAGTGCCCCGAGGTGCGCACGATCGTGGTCGGCATCGGCGGCGGCGGGCTGGCCGCCGGGATCGCGGTGGCGGTGAAGGCCCTGCGGCCCGACCTCAGGATCGTCGGCGTCCAGGCGACCGGGGCGGCGGCCTACCCGCCCTCGCTGGCGGCGGGGCGGCCGGTGACGGTGGAGAACCCGGCGACGATGGCCGACGGCATCAAGGTGGGCCGGCCCGGCGACGTGCCCTTCGGGATCATCGGCGACCTGGTCGACGAGGTGCGCACGGTCAGCGAGGACGAGCTGTCCGCGGCGCTGCTGCTCTGCCTGGAGCGGGCCAAGCTGGTCGTCGAACCGGCCGGGGCCAGCCCGGTCGCGGCGCTGCTGAGCGCGCCCGGCGCCTTCGAGGGCCCGGTCGTCGCGGTGCTGTCCGGCGGCAACGTCGACCCGGTGCTGATGCAGCGGGTCCTGCGGCACGGCATGGCCGCGCAGGGCCGCTACCTGGCCGTTCGCCTCCGGCTCACCGACCGGCCCGGTGCTCTCGCCACACTTCTGGGTGTGTTGTCAGTGGTCGACGCTAACGTCCTCGATGTGAGCCACGTGCGGACCGACCCACGGCTCGGGCTCACGGAGGCGGAGGTCGAACTGCACCTGGAGACGAAGGGCCCGGCGCACTGCGCCGAGGTGGGCCAGGCGCTGCGCGAGGCGGGTTACACGGTCATGGGCTGA
- a CDS encoding ATP-binding cassette domain-containing protein, whose amino-acid sequence MPGAIYAEGLVKTFGDVRALDGVDLDVPEGTVLGLLGPNGAGKTTTVRCLTTLLRPDSGRAVVAGVDVLKQPDAVRRSIGLSGQFAAVDEYLTGRENLQMVGRLYQMKARAAKERAAELLEQFHLTDAADRPTKTYSGGMRRRLDLAAALVVSPPVMFMDEPTTGLDPRNRQQLWEVIKQLVSGGTTLLLTTQYLEEADHLAHDIAVVDHGKVIAQGTSDQLKARTGGERVEVVVHEREHIRAAVEVLAGFGKGETTVEEHMRKLTTPVTGGAKLLAEVIRELDARGIEIDDIGLRRPTLDDVFLSLTGHVAEVKDEESGKGADQ is encoded by the coding sequence ATGCCAGGCGCCATTTATGCCGAAGGTCTGGTCAAGACCTTCGGTGACGTAAGGGCCTTGGACGGCGTCGACCTCGACGTGCCCGAGGGCACGGTCCTCGGCCTGCTCGGGCCGAACGGCGCGGGCAAGACGACGACCGTCCGCTGCCTGACCACCCTGCTGCGGCCCGACAGCGGCCGGGCGGTCGTCGCGGGCGTCGACGTGCTCAAGCAGCCCGACGCCGTCCGCCGCTCCATCGGCCTGTCCGGCCAGTTCGCGGCGGTCGACGAGTACCTGACCGGCCGCGAAAACCTGCAGATGGTCGGCCGGCTCTACCAGATGAAGGCCAGGGCGGCGAAGGAGCGCGCGGCCGAGCTGCTGGAGCAGTTCCACCTCACGGACGCCGCCGACCGCCCCACCAAGACCTACTCGGGCGGCATGCGCCGCCGCCTCGACCTCGCGGCGGCCCTCGTCGTCTCACCGCCCGTGATGTTCATGGACGAGCCGACGACCGGCCTCGACCCGCGCAACCGCCAGCAGCTGTGGGAGGTCATCAAGCAACTGGTCTCCGGCGGCACGACACTGCTGCTGACCACCCAGTACCTGGAGGAGGCCGACCACCTGGCGCACGACATCGCGGTGGTCGACCACGGCAAGGTCATCGCCCAGGGCACCTCCGACCAGCTCAAGGCCCGCACCGGCGGCGAGCGCGTCGAGGTCGTGGTGCACGAGCGCGAGCACATCCGGGCCGCCGTCGAGGTGCTCGCCGGCTTCGGCAAGGGCGAGACCACGGTCGAGGAGCACATGCGCAAGCTCACCACGCCCGTCACCGGCGGCGCCAAACTCCTCGCCGAGGTCATCCGCGAGCTGGACGCCCGGGGCATCGAGATCGACGACATCGGCCTGCGCCGGCCGACCCTCGACGACGTCTTCCTGTCCCTGACGGGACACGTGGCCGAGGTCAAGGACGAGGAGAGCGGCAAGGGGGCCGACCAGTGA
- a CDS encoding ABC transporter permease, producing the protein MSAISDSAVIARRNLIRMGRIPEMIIFGLFQPIMFVVLFTYVFGGSIQVGSSNSTQAYREFLMAGIFAQTVTFATAGAGAGIADDMHKGLIDRFRSLPMARGAVLTGRTIADLVQTALTLVVLAVVAVIVGWRTHENLGKVLAGFALLLLFGYAFSWIGALIGLSVRTPEAATSGGLIWLFPLTFISNAFVDANLMPSFLRHIAEWNPFSAVVQACRELFGNLPPGFKTPDAWPMQHPVWASLIWSVVIIAVFRTLAVRKYRRATG; encoded by the coding sequence GTGAGCGCCATCAGCGATTCCGCGGTCATCGCGCGCAGAAACCTGATCCGTATGGGCCGGATCCCCGAGATGATCATCTTCGGGCTGTTCCAGCCGATCATGTTCGTGGTGCTGTTCACCTACGTGTTCGGCGGCTCGATCCAGGTCGGCTCGTCCAACTCGACCCAGGCCTACCGCGAGTTCCTGATGGCCGGCATCTTCGCCCAGACCGTCACGTTCGCCACCGCGGGCGCGGGTGCGGGCATCGCCGACGACATGCACAAGGGCCTCATCGACCGGTTCCGCTCGCTGCCGATGGCGCGTGGCGCGGTGCTGACCGGCCGGACCATCGCCGACCTGGTGCAGACGGCGCTCACCCTCGTCGTCCTGGCGGTCGTCGCGGTGATCGTCGGCTGGCGCACCCACGAGAACCTCGGCAAGGTCCTCGCCGGCTTCGCCCTGCTCCTGCTCTTCGGGTACGCGTTCTCGTGGATCGGCGCGCTCATCGGCCTGTCCGTGCGCACTCCGGAAGCGGCGACCTCGGGCGGCCTGATCTGGCTCTTTCCGCTGACCTTCATCTCGAACGCGTTCGTGGACGCGAACCTGATGCCGTCCTTCCTGCGGCACATCGCGGAGTGGAACCCGTTCAGCGCGGTCGTGCAGGCGTGCCGTGAGCTGTTCGGCAACCTTCCGCCGGGCTTCAAGACACCCGACGCCTGGCCCATGCAGCACCCCGTGTGGGCCTCGCTGATCTGGTCGGTCGTGATCATCGCGGTCTTCCGGACGCTGGCGGTCCGCAAGTACCGCCGGGCGACCGGCTGA
- the greA gene encoding transcription elongation factor GreA has translation MTQTSENVTWLTQEAYNKLKDELEYLTGPARAEISAKIAAAREEGDLRENGGYHAAKEEQGKQELRVRQLTQLLENAKVGEAPAADGAVAPGMVVTIAFDGDEDDTLTFLLASREYASADIETYSPQSPLGTGVIGHKVGEDAEYELPNGKKATVRILKAEPYEG, from the coding sequence GTGACCCAGACCAGCGAGAACGTCACCTGGCTGACCCAGGAGGCGTACAACAAGCTCAAGGATGAGCTTGAGTACCTTACTGGTCCCGCGCGGGCGGAGATCTCCGCGAAGATCGCCGCGGCGCGCGAGGAGGGCGACCTGCGTGAGAACGGCGGGTACCACGCGGCCAAGGAGGAGCAGGGCAAGCAGGAACTGCGTGTGCGCCAGCTCACCCAGCTCCTCGAGAACGCCAAGGTCGGCGAGGCGCCTGCGGCGGACGGTGCCGTCGCGCCGGGCATGGTCGTCACGATCGCGTTCGACGGTGACGAGGACGACACGCTGACGTTCCTGCTCGCCTCGCGCGAGTACGCGAGCGCCGACATCGAGACGTACTCGCCGCAGTCCCCGCTGGGCACCGGCGTGATCGGCCACAAGGTCGGCGAGGACGCGGAGTACGAGCTGCCCAACGGCAAGAAGGCCACGGTGAGGATCCTGAAGGCCGAGCCGTACGAGGGCTGA
- a CDS encoding DUF4307 domain-containing protein, protein MSTASTRLPEGRYGRSSDERADRKLKAVGAVLAVALLGLLGWFGYHYVAQSKISAEVISFEPGKDSVRVHLEVRKDSGTDGYCTVRSQAEDGAEVGRADFRFTGDATRIDKVVTLRTTSEGTTAELLGCHAD, encoded by the coding sequence ATGAGTACGGCGAGCACGCGACTGCCCGAGGGCCGCTACGGCCGTTCCTCGGACGAGCGCGCCGACCGCAAGCTCAAGGCCGTCGGCGCCGTCCTCGCGGTGGCCCTGCTGGGGCTCCTCGGCTGGTTCGGCTACCACTACGTCGCCCAGAGCAAGATCAGCGCAGAGGTGATCAGCTTCGAGCCCGGCAAGGACTCCGTGCGGGTGCACCTGGAGGTCCGCAAGGACTCCGGCACCGACGGCTACTGCACCGTCCGCTCCCAGGCCGAGGACGGCGCCGAGGTGGGCCGGGCCGACTTCCGCTTCACCGGGGACGCCACCCGCATCGACAAGGTCGTCACGCTCCGCACCACCTCCGAGGGCACCACGGCCGAGCTGCTGGGCTGCCACGCCGACTGA
- the mca gene encoding mycothiol conjugate amidase Mca gives MTDQLRLMAVHAHPDDESSKGAATMAKYVSEGVDVLVVTCTGGERGSILNPKLQGDKYIEEHIHEVRKKEMDEAREILGVKQEWLGFVDSGLPEGDPLPPLPEGCFALEDVDHAAGELVRKIRSFRPQVITTYDENGGYPHPDHIMTHKISVVAFEGAADTEKYPEAEYGPAYQPQKLYYNQGFNRPRTEALHQAMLDRGLESPYGDWLKRWDEFGMKERTLTTHVPCGDFYEIRDKALIAHATQIDPDGGWFKVPMDIQKEVWPTEEYELAKSLVDTSLPEDDLFAGVRDNA, from the coding sequence TTGACTGACCAGTTGCGACTGATGGCCGTGCACGCCCACCCCGACGACGAGTCGAGCAAGGGCGCGGCGACCATGGCGAAGTACGTGTCCGAGGGGGTGGACGTGCTGGTCGTGACCTGCACGGGCGGGGAGCGCGGCTCCATCCTCAACCCGAAGCTGCAGGGCGACAAGTACATCGAGGAACACATCCACGAGGTACGCAAGAAGGAGATGGACGAGGCCCGCGAGATCCTCGGGGTCAAGCAGGAGTGGCTCGGCTTCGTCGACTCGGGCCTGCCCGAGGGCGACCCGCTGCCGCCGCTGCCGGAGGGCTGCTTCGCCCTGGAGGACGTCGACCACGCCGCCGGTGAGCTGGTGCGGAAGATCCGCTCCTTCCGTCCCCAGGTGATCACCACCTACGACGAGAACGGCGGCTACCCGCACCCCGACCACATCATGACCCACAAGATCTCGGTGGTGGCGTTCGAGGGGGCGGCGGACACCGAGAAGTACCCCGAGGCCGAGTACGGCCCCGCCTACCAGCCGCAGAAGCTCTACTACAACCAGGGCTTCAACCGCCCGCGCACCGAGGCCCTGCACCAGGCGATGCTCGACCGCGGTCTGGAGTCGCCCTACGGGGACTGGCTCAAGCGCTGGGACGAATTCGGGATGAAGGAGCGCACGCTCACCACGCACGTCCCCTGCGGCGACTTCTACGAGATCCGCGACAAGGCGCTGATCGCGCACGCCACGCAGATCGACCCCGACGGCGGCTGGTTCAAGGTCCCGATGGACATCCAGAAGGAGGTCTGGCCGACGGAGGAGTACGAGCTGGCGAAGTCCCTCGTCGATACCTCCCTCCCCGAGGACGACCTCTTCGCGGGCGTCCGCGACAATGCCTGA